From the Oncorhynchus keta strain PuntledgeMale-10-30-2019 chromosome 13, Oket_V2, whole genome shotgun sequence genome, the window ATGAGTCAGTTCATAAGGCAGCATCAACACCCCTCACAGAGAATGTAGCTGATGGTACGTTGAGATATGTCCAGTTGACCTACGACCTCCAGAGCTCTGGTACCCAGCAACGTCCTCAGAGTCACTCTGCTAAGTTGCTGCAGACTCAGAGGAGTACCTAGAGATAATCAGACAGCCACAATGACTAACAAAAGTCACATAAGGGATGGAGAATCACAAATGGAAAATATTATTGCCTCTAGACTTACTTTCATAATACTGTAAGCATTGTTCAGTGGGAGAGCCAGGCTTGGTGTAGTCTATGGGCTTTTTGTTGTCATTGTCTGTGACATACACGTTGCCTCCAAAGTCCACCAGTAACTCAATCATGTCCACCATCTCTACTCTGGCAGCATGGTGGAGAGCCGTCTCATGGAACTTAGCTGCATTCACCTTGGCACCTGAACAGAAAACACATTCTGTTTACAGTCGATGCTTACATTTCCTCAGGAAAATGTGGCTTTGTGGCAGATTTGTgaatgaaattccacagtgtCCGTCCAGCATAGCAAATACTtgtatgtaaaacatattcataaACACTGTATAGTCATACAGAGCCATTGATATGAATACAGCAGTCGCCTGAGACAATGTTTTCCTCTTTGTTCCCATCCTCACCTGCTTTGAGCAGCACCCTGGCACAGTCCACATGTTCCTTGGCACAGGCAGCATGTAGCGGGGTACCGAACTGGAGATCAAAGGCCTCTAGCAAGGCTCCATGCGCTATCACTAGCCTCGCTATATCTGCATTACCTACAGTATAGACAGATACGAAACGGTTTCATTAGATATGAAGTACTTACACATATCTATACACTTACGATGCATCCTCCTCACACCCAGTGCTGCACCTTATCTCCTTACCTCTTCCTCcagtcctcttccctctccttctgctTAAAACCTATTCCACCAGTCTCTTACCTCTCCTTGTCCTGCTTAACACCTATTCCACCAGTCTCTTCCCTCCTATCCTGGTCAGTCTTTCCTCACTTGTCCTGTTCTTTCCCTCCTCCAGTCCACCTGACCCTGCCTTATCACCATTTCCCCAGTCATATACCCCCTCATCATTCCCCAATCTTACCCTTTATACAGGCCTCAtgcagaggagaggcagtgagTGCTGTGAGGGAGGGGTTGACTTTGGCTCCATGTTCCAGCAGCATCTTTGCACACTCCAGGCTCCCCGCAGCACAGGCGTTACAGAGAGGAGTGCTGCCATGGATGGTCCTCACGTCCACCTGGGGGAGAGGGGGtaaagaggaagggatggagagatagagtgagagggaccACTACTGCTACACATGCTGTATGTGTATTGGTGCATCCTTCTACCTAATATGAAATGTGTCATTATCTGTCTACAGctctatatacactgctcaaaaaaataaagggaacacttaaacaacacaatgtaactcaaattcaatcacacttctgtgaaatcaaactttccacttaggaagcaacactgattgacaataaatgtcacatgctgttgtgcaaatggaatagacaacaggtggaaattataggcaattagcaagatacccccaataaaggagtggttctacaggtggtgaccacagaccacttctcagttcctatgcttcctggctgatgttttggtcacttttgaatgctggcggtgctttcactctagtggtagcatgagacggagtctacaacccacataagtggctcaggtagtgcagctcatccaggatggcacatcaatgcgagctgtggcaagaaggtttgctgtgtctgtcagcatagtatccagagcatggaggctctaccaggagacaggccagtacatcaggagacgtggaggagccgtaggagggcaacaacccagcagcaggaccgctacctccgcctttgtgcaaggaggagcaggaggagcactgccagagccctgctaaatgacctccagcaggccacaaatgtgcatttgtttgctcaaacggtcagaaacagactccatgagggtggtaatgagggcccgacgtccacaggtgggggttgtgcttacagcccaacaccgtgcaggacgtttggcatttgccagagaacaccaagattggcaaattcgccactggcgccctgtgctcttcacagatgaaagcaggttcacactgagcacatgtgacagacgtgacagagtctggagacgccgtggagaacgttctgctgcctgcaacatcctccagcatgaccagtttggcggtgggtcagtcatggtgtggggtggcatttctttggggggccgcacagccctccatatgctcgccagaggtagcctgactgtcagtaggtaccgagatgagatcctcagaccccttgtgagaccatatgctggtgcggttcgCCCTGGgttcctaatgcaagacaatgctcgacctcatgtggctggagtgtgtcagcagttcctgcaagaggaaggcattgatactatggactggcccgcccgttccccagacctgaatccaattgagcacatctgggacatcatgtctcgctccatccactacagactgtccaggagttggcggatgctttagtccaggtctgggagatccctcaggagaccatccaccacctcatcaggagcatgcccaggcgttgtcgGGAGGTCAtataggcacgtggaggccacacatttacatttacatttaagtcatttagcagacgcactacttagcctcattttgacttgttttaaggacagtacatcaaagttggatcagcctgtagtgtggttttccactttaatttagagtgtgactccaaatccagacctccatgtgttgttaaatttgatttccatttatcatttttgtgtgattttgttgtcagcacattcaactatgtaaagaaaaaagtatttaataagaatatttcattcattcagatctaggatgtgttattttagtgttccctttattttttgagcagtgtatttagccCTACTGTAGCTGCCTCACCTGAGCCCCTGCATCTAGTAGCAGTCGAACACAGTTTGGATGTCCCTGGATGCAGGCATCATGGAGCGGGGTGATATTGTCTACTGTCACCATGTTTACAGATGCTCCACCCTCAATCAGCTGTTTCACTTGAAGGGCCCTGCCTAAGGACGCGGCCTCATGCAACGCGGTTCGGTCTGCCCAAAACCCTAGTAAGAAAGGGAGAGGCTCCGGCTCAAACACGACCTGCTGCGTATTTACGCATTGGTCGCGTAATTATTCGTTAATCCAAAAAACATTGTTGGGCAGTGAATAAAAGCAAACATATTTACATTCACCACCTTTCCGTCCATAATTGGAATGTATGTAGTTCAGATTGAAAAGTTGATAGCCAGTTTGCCCAAATCGAACACTCACCAATATCTCCAAAGTTCGAACGCCGTGCCGCTGTCATTTCCATTATTGCAGGATTTTCCATTGGGAAATATTAGCGTGACAGATAAACAAAATCAACATGAGTGCACTGTGTTTATTTTTGTTGAAACAGCGTCCATGTGACTATATTTATGACAGGGAAGCAGCAGAGACTTCTGGGAGTTGGAGTTCTAAGTGTGAGGATGACTTTACGTATTTGCTCACCATGTTATAAGAGCTTTTTGATTTTGTAGACATGCCGTGTTAACTGTGCATTTTACCATTACACTAACGGTTACAAATAGGTTGCCATATTAATATCAATCAGCCAACACAGAAATTCAGCAAATCCAGAGTAATGTTTGCACTTCATTAAAGGATGGTCTTTGTCAAACGAATCAGACTGTTATTGTCTGTTTTTAGTCCTGCATCAATGAATAACAAACGGTCCTCTTCAGTGCAGAGTTCATAAATGCTCCAGCAGACAGTTTGGGTTGATGATATCTTAAAATAGTATGAAAGAGTTAGTTTCAAAGGCAAAGCTCCCAATACTGAAATGACCACAAAAGCACATCAGACAGCAATACTCCAATTCACTACTGAATAAGAACAAATACTTTTTTTACCCCACAAGTAAATTTTTACTTTGCAGTACAGAAATCATTTGAGCACCATCTTtttgtattattatatattttttacattgatGACATTTAAACAGGGCCCTTGTCATATCAATACTGCCATAGTAGACATTTGGTCATTTTAAAGCAATTAGTCAACTTCACCACAAATGCccaacctgcttcagtctgctcaGGTCTGTTCATTTTTAATAGAATACTTTTCTTTCCTAAGACATTATGGTTTCTCAAGTTGCAAACAGGTCCAGGTAGTTTGCCTTCTTGCTGGACTATACTTGCTCGTTCAGTGGCTTGGCCTAGGTACAGTAAGATGCCTTGCCCGGGGCTGGCTACTAGAGGCTGGAAATGAGCCACTAGGACAAGGAGGCTGATAAatgaaaacaaaaaaaacaacaacaccccCCAATCACAATCGATGGAGTATTTATATTAGCTGGTCATGGAAACAATTAAAAGCTTCCTCTCTCACACATGGTTATCGGTGGTCAAATGAAGCTTTGCTGGCCAAACCCTTTTTTGGTTATGGCCTATAGGAATAGTGCTTCATTATAAATGGAACAAGCCAAGCCACTCACTTACCTCCCTCACAACAAAAACACCTGACAAGAAAAATACAACTGATCTGATCACATTTCATGATTCATTTCCCCAATACACTTATGTTTTTACATGTTTGCATTATTTAGTTTTTAGTTTTTGGACAAAATACATTTGACCCTCCCACACTGTGGTACTGTTTTCTTTTGATTGATCAAGTGATTTGGCATCTGTGGACTAAACGCCCTCATCCAGGAGAGAAAATCATCAGTTACATTATGAAAAAGAACGTAGGGCGTATGTATACCAATGTTCAGTGCAACAGCTCTCTGAAAGTGATTATAAAAAGCATAACTCCCACCTGGCCCCCTTTTCCAGCGATGCTATATTATAACTTTTTATATAATGTGAACTTCCATAACGGGCAAAACATACACTTGGATCATCAGCCAGCCCATTTATCTATATTTGTATGGTTTTCCTTATTTTTGAAAGATTTCAGTGGTCGGCAGCAA encodes:
- the LOC118392427 gene encoding ankyrin repeat and SOCS box protein 13-like, with protein sequence MENPAIMEMTAARRSNFGDIGFWADRTALHEAASLGRALQVKQLIEGGASVNMVTVDNITPLHDACIQGHPNCVRLLLDAGAQVDVRTIHGSTPLCNACAAGSLECAKMLLEHGAKVNPSLTALTASPLHEACIKGNADIARLVIAHGALLEAFDLQFGTPLHAACAKEHVDCARVLLKAGAKVNAAKFHETALHHAARVEMVDMIELLVDFGGNVYVTDNDNKKPIDYTKPGSPTEQCLQYYESTPLSLQQLSRVTLRTLLGTRALEVVGQLDISQRTISYILCEGC